GGCGATCATCGCCCACGTGGACCACGGAAAGACCACCCTGGTGGACGCCATGCTCTGGCAGAGCGGCGTATTCCGGGAGAACCAGCGGGTGGCGGAGCGGGTGCTCGACTCCAACGCCCTCGAGCGGGAGCGGGGCATCACCATCCTCGCCAAGAACACGGCCGTGTGGTTCGAAAGGGTGAAGATCAACATCGTGGACACCCCGGGTCACGCCGACTTCGGGGGCGAGGTGGAGCGGACCCTGCAGATGGTGGACGGGGTGATCCTGCTGGTGGACGCGGCCGAGGGGCCGCTGCCCCAGACCCGGTTCGTCCTCCACAAGGCGTTCGAGCTGGGGCTGCCGCCGATCGTGGTGATCAACAAGATCGACCGGGCCGACGCCCGGCCCGCCGAGGTCCTGGACGAAGTGTATGGGCTCTTCATCGACCTCGGGGCGTCCGACGACCAGCTGGAGTTCCCGGTGCTCTACACCGACGCCCGCCGGGGCGTGGCCCATCGGAAGTTGGGCGACGGGTCCCGGGACCTCCGGCCCCTGTTCGAGACCGTGCTGGAGCGGGTGCCCCCGCCGTCGGGGGACCCCGCGGCCCCCCTGCAGATGCTCGTCACCAACCTGGACTACAACGACTACGTGGGCCGGCTGGTCCTGGGTCGGGTGGTGAACGGCCGGCTCCGGCCGGGCCAGGAGATCGGCGTGGCCACCGAGGAAGGGGTGGTGCCCGCACGGGTGGGCACGGTGTACACCCACGAGGGGCTGCGGCGGGAGGAGGCCCAGGAGGTCGTGGCCGGCGACATCGTGGCGGTGGCAGGGCTCGAAGCCGTGTCCATCGGCGACACCCTCGTGGAGCCGTCCCAGCCCCGGCCCCTGCGCCGGATTCGGGTGGAGGAGCCCACCATTGCCATGGTGTTCTCGGTGAACACCAGCCCGTTCGGGGGCCGGGAGGGGCGGTTCGTCACCTCCCGTCAGATCCGGGCCCGGCTCGAAAAGGAGGTGCTCCACAACGTCAGCCTGAGGCTGGAGATCCTGGACACGGACGCG
This is a stretch of genomic DNA from Deferrisoma camini S3R1. It encodes these proteins:
- the typA gene encoding translational GTPase TypA produces the protein MRPEQFRNVAIIAHVDHGKTTLVDAMLWQSGVFRENQRVAERVLDSNALERERGITILAKNTAVWFERVKINIVDTPGHADFGGEVERTLQMVDGVILLVDAAEGPLPQTRFVLHKAFELGLPPIVVINKIDRADARPAEVLDEVYGLFIDLGASDDQLEFPVLYTDARRGVAHRKLGDGSRDLRPLFETVLERVPPPSGDPAAPLQMLVTNLDYNDYVGRLVLGRVVNGRLRPGQEIGVATEEGVVPARVGTVYTHEGLRREEAQEVVAGDIVAVAGLEAVSIGDTLVEPSQPRPLRRIRVEEPTIAMVFSVNTSPFGGREGRFVTSRQIRARLEKEVLHNVSLRLEILDTDAFQVAGRGELQLAVLIETLRREGYELSVSKPEILSRERNGRPEEPWEIALVDVPEEFVGVVTEKLGRRKGQMVRMDPAGGGRVRLEFRVPSRGLIGYRSEFLTDTRGTGILNRLLEGYGPWAGPIPGRTNGALVADRAGRATTYALYHLQPRGVLFIGAGTEVYEGMIVGEHSRENDLDVNVVREKKLTNIRAAGSDEALRLSPPREMNLDRALEWVDRDELVEVTPSGVRLRKRVLAANQRPRRERAAG